Proteins encoded within one genomic window of Bacteroidota bacterium:
- a CDS encoding OsmC family protein produces MHISDIEYSGELRTTAVHLRSGKVIITDAPPDNNGKGEAFSPTDLMSTSLGSCMLTIMGIIAARHQIDLRGTKVSISKFMGTDPRRVTGIKVEMKMPALELNSEQKRLLENAALTCPVAKSLHPDIKQDVTFQW; encoded by the coding sequence ATGCACATTTCAGATATCGAATATTCCGGGGAATTACGCACAACAGCGGTTCATTTACGATCGGGAAAAGTCATTATCACCGATGCCCCGCCCGACAATAACGGAAAAGGCGAAGCTTTTTCTCCAACTGATCTGATGTCAACTTCTCTCGGAAGCTGTATGCTTACTATCATGGGCATTATTGCCGCACGACACCAGATCGATCTTCGGGGAACAAAAGTTTCCATCAGTAAATTCATGGGAACAGATCCGCGGAGAGTGACGGGAATAAAAGTGGAAATGAAAATGCCGGCTCTGGAATTAAACAGCGAACAGAAACGATTACTGGAAAACGCAGCTCTCACCTGCCCTGTAGCAAAAAGCCTGCACCCTGATATCAAACAGGACGTGACGTTTCAATGGTAA
- a CDS encoding TIGR00730 family Rossman fold protein: MKSVAVYCGSSTGNNPVYKSAAHHLGKILVEKNIRLIYGGGSIGLMGVVADSVLQRGGEVIGVIPDFLHVKEVRHENLTQMHVVNSMHERKSLMEKLADAFIALPGGYGTMDEFFEMLTWAQLGLHNKPLGILNVNGFYDPFIAQLDVMVKEKFLSEKNRALVIEDGEPEILLKKILEAKPVSEKKWMERGQE; this comes from the coding sequence GTGAAGTCTGTTGCGGTTTATTGTGGTTCATCAACGGGAAATAATCCTGTTTACAAAAGCGCGGCGCACCATCTCGGAAAAATTCTTGTCGAAAAAAATATCCGTCTTATTTACGGAGGAGGAAGCATCGGGTTGATGGGCGTGGTTGCTGATTCGGTTCTGCAGCGTGGGGGAGAAGTAATCGGGGTGATCCCGGATTTTCTGCACGTGAAAGAAGTGCGGCATGAAAATCTTACACAAATGCACGTCGTGAATTCCATGCATGAAAGAAAATCGCTCATGGAAAAATTAGCAGACGCGTTCATTGCCTTGCCGGGAGGTTACGGAACGATGGATGAATTTTTCGAGATGCTCACCTGGGCACAACTCGGATTGCATAACAAACCGCTTGGAATTTTAAATGTGAATGGATTCTACGATCCATTCATTGCTCAATTAGATGTGATGGTGAAAGAAAAATTTCTCAGCGAAAAAAACCGGGCGCTGGTGATCGAAGATGGTGAACCGGAAATTCTCCTGAAGAAAATCCTCGAAGCTAAACCGGTTTCAGAAAAAAAATGGATGGAAAGAGGGCAGGAATAA
- a CDS encoding T9SS type A sorting domain-containing protein, which yields MKRNRLVLAGIGIAATALAVLTTYSFRKDNGSLYRPSHEFEVGNSDGDAQDANGAIKWMFDIKKNPATGQLDYQAMIDVADRANQAITASRTGGPQATASTASWTELGPDNIGGRTRAILFDNLDPTHQHMWAGGVGGGLFESNDGANNWHRCAPFFNLSGVVISITTIAQGPTGILYVGTGEDNFYGAYATGSGGLLGGGIYSSSDDGLTWTHLASTNVTPVNSSSSAWAAVDKIVVDPNDALHIFVGMNKGFRYSIDGGVTFTQPASTAQNIPCTDVDLGAAGTVIATCNKKPYVSTDNGLTFTNHGTTAFGWLTTSLVRTEIAVAPSDPNYVYAFCASSSNGGLAGMLVSINGGMNWTIVTGAGNAQFDPFNQSQGQYDNVVAVDPNNKMRAIFGGVELWEWNMTSTSPIAGQWSRIALEFPDSPFNPWYVHSDKHSIVFHPSAAGEFFIGTDGGIFRTINNGSTYTQMNKGYDVTQCYSVAPDMLDGTRTMAISGNQDNGTTYIDGSGYPDPMWASSINGGDGAECETSFLNGYACFSTIYYGSLARSNNRGQSSASFYSSKITSQSGFGTASFASFITPIRLWESTNDLLSGDTIRVINRTNLNSSTITDGVAATYTGTVSIPINAIPAGVLDTNTAMVKITGLDSATTTNGVLSGTATGFIHGDGSYSVTFNTVPPANKVIKIYYDGIFTAGTTFFVNSNVQGKVISHLSALQVNPGDTVKIQDVIQSRFAVGFTSDHGIWITRRPIDFSVSPEWLKIGGTHSTPNSYAGECEKLAWSVDGNSLFASTGSGTLYRFDNVSQALDSATGYVDNGSAANPGCKVKCHLIGNFSGRYICGLDVDPNNPGRVIVSLGNYGMTQYVYLSTTADTATSTANAGWVDKTANLDNIGGAPVYTICFDKYTANRVLAGTEHGMFETTNITAASPTWATAMTGLDNVAVFMIRQQRWDPWLVPNSGCFYIGTHGRGIWRDDSSWQGPMNGINDPQPIPGNNSTSHNKDLKVFPNPVGDEAFVNVNIPLNGNVILQVYDLNGNLISSEEHDDMMAGITNIRFETSEMAKGTYLVTIIENSRRVGTGRFIKMN from the coding sequence ATGAAACGAAACAGACTCGTTCTGGCCGGGATCGGTATTGCTGCAACCGCACTGGCTGTTTTAACCACTTACTCTTTCAGAAAAGATAATGGCTCGCTCTATCGCCCTTCTCACGAATTCGAAGTTGGTAATTCGGATGGAGATGCTCAAGATGCGAATGGCGCGATAAAATGGATGTTTGATATCAAAAAAAATCCTGCAACCGGTCAGCTCGATTACCAGGCAATGATTGATGTGGCAGATCGCGCTAATCAGGCGATCACTGCATCTCGTACCGGTGGACCACAGGCAACTGCTTCCACAGCTTCATGGACCGAACTTGGTCCCGATAATATCGGTGGCCGTACACGTGCTATACTTTTTGATAATCTTGATCCTACTCACCAGCACATGTGGGCAGGTGGAGTTGGTGGTGGACTTTTTGAATCCAATGATGGAGCGAATAACTGGCACCGTTGTGCACCTTTCTTCAATTTATCCGGTGTTGTTATTTCAATAACCACCATTGCTCAGGGCCCAACAGGAATTCTTTATGTTGGAACCGGCGAAGATAATTTCTACGGTGCTTATGCAACAGGTTCCGGCGGATTACTCGGCGGTGGAATTTATTCTTCCAGTGATGATGGATTGACCTGGACACATCTTGCATCGACTAATGTTACCCCGGTTAATTCTTCTTCTTCAGCATGGGCAGCAGTCGATAAAATTGTTGTTGATCCGAATGATGCTCTGCACATTTTTGTGGGAATGAATAAAGGATTCCGTTATTCTATTGATGGTGGAGTTACGTTTACTCAACCTGCAAGCACAGCACAAAATATTCCCTGCACTGATGTTGATCTTGGCGCAGCCGGAACAGTTATCGCTACCTGCAACAAGAAACCCTATGTTTCTACTGATAATGGTTTGACATTTACCAATCACGGAACAACTGCTTTCGGATGGCTGACTACTTCTCTTGTAAGAACAGAGATCGCTGTTGCTCCTTCTGATCCGAATTATGTTTATGCTTTTTGTGCAAGCTCTTCGAACGGCGGACTTGCCGGGATGCTTGTTTCAATTAATGGAGGTATGAATTGGACAATTGTAACAGGTGCAGGAAACGCACAGTTCGATCCGTTCAACCAGTCGCAGGGACAGTATGATAATGTAGTTGCTGTTGATCCCAACAATAAAATGCGCGCAATCTTCGGTGGAGTTGAATTATGGGAATGGAATATGACGAGTACAAGTCCTATTGCCGGACAATGGAGCAGGATCGCTCTTGAATTTCCTGATTCACCTTTCAATCCCTGGTATGTTCATTCTGATAAACATTCCATCGTTTTCCATCCAAGCGCTGCAGGAGAATTTTTCATTGGTACAGATGGTGGAATTTTCCGCACCATAAATAATGGTTCCACCTATACGCAAATGAACAAAGGGTATGATGTTACACAATGTTATTCCGTAGCACCTGATATGCTCGATGGTACGCGCACGATGGCGATCTCCGGCAATCAGGATAACGGCACGACTTACATTGACGGATCAGGATATCCCGATCCAATGTGGGCTTCATCTATAAATGGTGGTGACGGAGCGGAGTGTGAAACTTCATTCCTGAATGGTTATGCTTGTTTCAGTACCATTTATTATGGCTCACTCGCGCGTTCCAATAATCGCGGACAGAGTTCGGCAAGTTTCTATTCTTCGAAGATCACATCTCAGTCTGGTTTTGGAACTGCGTCCTTCGCAAGTTTCATTACTCCCATCCGTTTGTGGGAAAGCACGAATGATCTGTTGAGCGGAGATACGATCCGTGTTATTAACCGCACAAATCTGAACAGTTCTACAATCACCGATGGTGTTGCAGCTACTTACACAGGAACAGTAAGCATTCCAATTAATGCTATTCCTGCCGGAGTCCTTGATACGAATACAGCAATGGTCAAGATCACCGGCCTCGATTCGGCCACCACTACCAATGGAGTCCTCTCAGGAACCGCTACCGGATTTATTCATGGTGATGGTTCTTATTCTGTAACATTCAACACCGTTCCTCCGGCAAATAAGGTCATTAAAATTTATTACGATGGAATTTTCACAGCAGGAACTACCTTCTTTGTGAATTCAAATGTGCAGGGAAAAGTCATCAGTCATCTCAGCGCTTTGCAGGTAAATCCCGGCGACACCGTAAAAATTCAGGATGTAATACAGTCGCGCTTCGCAGTTGGATTTACAAGTGATCATGGAATATGGATCACACGCAGGCCAATAGATTTTTCTGTTTCTCCGGAGTGGCTTAAGATTGGCGGAACACACTCTACTCCGAATTCGTATGCCGGGGAGTGTGAAAAATTAGCATGGTCTGTCGATGGAAATTCTTTGTTTGCGTCAACCGGTAGCGGAACACTTTACCGTTTCGATAATGTTTCCCAGGCGTTGGATTCTGCAACCGGATATGTTGATAATGGTTCCGCCGCAAATCCAGGATGCAAAGTAAAATGTCATCTCATCGGAAATTTTTCCGGACGTTACATCTGCGGACTTGATGTGGATCCAAATAATCCTGGCCGCGTTATCGTTTCTCTCGGTAACTACGGAATGACACAGTATGTTTATTTATCAACTACTGCTGACACTGCAACCTCCACTGCAAATGCGGGGTGGGTTGACAAAACAGCGAACCTTGATAACATTGGTGGCGCTCCTGTTTACACAATTTGTTTTGATAAATACACAGCGAACCGTGTGCTTGCGGGAACAGAACATGGAATGTTTGAAACCACCAACATCACAGCAGCATCGCCAACGTGGGCTACTGCAATGACCGGCCTCGATAATGTTGCTGTGTTCATGATCCGCCAGCAACGCTGGGATCCATGGTTGGTACCTAATTCAGGATGTTTTTATATTGGAACACATGGACGTGGAATATGGCGCGACGATTCAAGCTGGCAGGGGCCAATGAATGGAATCAATGATCCTCAACCGATCCCCGGTAACAATTCCACTTCTCATAACAAAGACCTGAAAGTATTCCCGAATCCTGTAGGTGATGAAGCTTTCGTGAATGTGAATATTCCTTTGAATGGAAATGTGATCCTCCAGGTTTACGATCTCAACGGAAATCTTATTTCTTCTGAAGAACATGATGATATGATGGCCGGCATTACCAACATCCGTTTTGAAACCAGTGAAATGGCGAAAGGAACTTATCTCGTTACGATCATCGAGAATAGCCGTCGTGTAGGTACAGGACGTTTCATAAAAATGAATTGA
- the ung gene encoding uracil-DNA glycosylase, whose amino-acid sequence MSTTAQPTIQIEESWKQILNDEFQKPYFQTLRNFLTEEKQQFSVYPPGPLIFAALNNTPFEQVKVVILGQDPYHGPGQANGLCFSVSTGIKHPPSLVNIFKEMQKDLNVPYPRTGDLSGWAKQGVLLLNTTLTVRAHTPASHQAQGWEDFTDSVIRNLSERRSGIVFILWGRHAQNKKPLIDTTKHHILEAAHPSPFSANGFFGCRHFSKTNFLLMQDNNQPVNWIAL is encoded by the coding sequence ATGAGTACAACTGCACAACCCACTATCCAGATCGAAGAAAGCTGGAAGCAAATTCTGAACGATGAATTTCAGAAGCCCTATTTTCAGACGCTGAGAAATTTTCTCACTGAGGAAAAACAACAATTCTCAGTGTATCCTCCAGGCCCGCTCATTTTTGCTGCGCTCAATAACACACCATTCGAGCAAGTGAAAGTGGTGATTCTCGGGCAGGATCCTTATCACGGACCGGGACAAGCGAACGGACTTTGTTTTTCTGTTTCTACAGGGATAAAACATCCGCCATCACTGGTGAATATTTTCAAAGAGATGCAGAAAGATCTGAATGTTCCATATCCGCGTACCGGCGATCTTTCCGGTTGGGCGAAACAGGGAGTGCTGTTGCTGAACACAACTCTTACCGTGCGCGCACACACGCCCGCATCACACCAGGCACAGGGATGGGAAGATTTTACAGACAGCGTTATCCGCAATCTTTCCGAGAGAAGAAGCGGCATAGTTTTTATTCTATGGGGAAGACACGCGCAGAATAAAAAACCACTCATCGATACTACGAAACATCACATCCTGGAAGCAGCACATCCTTCTCCGTTTTCTGCGAATGGATTTTTCGGATGCCGCCATTTTTCCAAAACGAATTTTCTGCTGATGCAGGATAATAATCAGCCGGTGAACTGGATCGCTTTATAG
- the lhgO gene encoding L-2-hydroxyglutarate oxidase, protein MSAENHSFDVIVVGGGCVGLAAAYKINLRHPHLKVAVLEKEDHLSPHQTGHNSGVIHSGIYYKPGSYKAKTCVDGRREIVAFAKEHKIAIDICGKLIVATHESELAHMNKVYNNGVANGVEDLELIDKKRIKEIEPFAEGIAGIRVGCTGIIDFPAVTVKLGELIEKQFEGSKIFLSTEAKDFVHKENSTDIITNKGIFNAKYIVTCGGLQSDRLAKKEGAKSDAAIVGFRGDYYDLTEKGMKKVNHLIYPVPNPKYPFLGVHFTRMVHGGVECGPNAVFVFKREGYGKTSFSFRDTFSAFGFGGTWKFFAKNMKFGFDEYRGAFSKRFFLKRLRTLIPSLEKDDIVSSRSGVRAMALSREGNMIDDFKIETNKNAIHVLNAPSPAATACLAIGKAIEEMATEKFALAR, encoded by the coding sequence GTGAGCGCAGAAAATCATTCGTTCGATGTGATCGTTGTAGGAGGAGGATGTGTCGGTTTAGCAGCGGCGTACAAGATCAATCTTCGTCATCCTCATCTGAAAGTTGCGGTGCTTGAAAAAGAAGATCATCTTTCTCCGCACCAGACGGGACATAATTCCGGAGTGATACATTCAGGAATTTATTACAAGCCCGGTTCTTACAAAGCGAAAACCTGCGTTGACGGGAGAAGGGAGATCGTTGCGTTCGCCAAAGAACATAAAATCGCGATCGACATTTGCGGAAAATTAATTGTTGCCACGCACGAGAGCGAGCTCGCGCACATGAATAAAGTGTACAACAACGGCGTGGCGAATGGCGTGGAAGATCTCGAACTCATTGACAAAAAAAGAATAAAAGAAATTGAACCGTTCGCCGAAGGTATCGCGGGCATACGCGTGGGCTGCACGGGCATCATTGATTTTCCGGCAGTAACGGTGAAACTCGGTGAGCTGATCGAAAAACAATTTGAGGGAAGTAAAATTTTTCTTTCCACCGAAGCGAAAGATTTTGTGCACAAAGAAAATTCCACCGACATCATTACGAACAAAGGAATTTTTAATGCAAAATATATTGTTACCTGCGGTGGATTGCAAAGCGATCGTCTCGCAAAAAAAGAAGGAGCAAAGTCAGACGCGGCGATCGTGGGATTTCGCGGCGATTATTACGATCTCACGGAAAAAGGAATGAAAAAAGTGAATCATCTCATTTATCCTGTTCCGAATCCGAAGTATCCTTTTCTCGGTGTGCATTTCACGCGCATGGTTCATGGCGGGGTGGAATGCGGGCCGAACGCAGTTTTTGTTTTCAAGCGCGAAGGTTATGGAAAAACATCCTTCAGTTTCCGCGATACATTTTCCGCTTTCGGTTTCGGCGGCACCTGGAAATTCTTTGCGAAGAATATGAAATTCGGTTTCGATGAATACCGTGGTGCATTCTCAAAAAGATTTTTCCTGAAACGATTACGCACACTTATTCCTTCACTCGAAAAAGACGACATCGTTTCTTCGCGCAGTGGCGTACGCGCAATGGCGCTCTCACGCGAGGGAAACATGATCGATGATTTTAAAATTGAAACCAATAAAAATGCGATCCACGTTCTGAACGCTCCGTCTCCGGCTGCTACTGCATGTCTTGCAATAGGAAAAGCGATAGAAGAAATGGCAACGGAAAAATTTGCTCTGGCGAGATAA
- a CDS encoding type II toxin-antitoxin system RelE/ParE family toxin, translating into MNYKVEVLPSFEREAKRLYKKYRSIRKDLSQLVIALETNPVQGTPLGNGFYKVRMAISSKGKGKSGGARVITLVRVVSRTVYLAAIYDKSERATISDAELKFIADQIK; encoded by the coding sequence ATGAATTATAAGGTTGAAGTACTTCCTTCATTTGAAAGAGAAGCCAAACGACTTTATAAAAAGTATCGCTCCATAAGGAAGGATCTTTCGCAACTTGTTATTGCTCTTGAAACAAATCCGGTTCAGGGTACGCCTTTGGGAAATGGCTTCTATAAAGTGCGTATGGCAATTTCAAGTAAAGGAAAAGGAAAAAGCGGCGGCGCAAGAGTGATTACATTGGTCAGGGTGGTATCCCGCACAGTTTACCTCGCTGCTATTTATGATAAATCGGAACGGGCAACAATTTCTGACGCCGAATTGAAATTCATTGCTGATCAAATAAAATAA
- a CDS encoding TonB-dependent receptor, with protein MKNFLLCAILFLPAILFSQNTQTVRGKIVDLESKSPLPGVIVTLMKDSSVVKGGASDFDGNYRIDNVEVGRYTLVFKYAGYKPTSIPDVIVNSGKENVIDVELEQSAVTKEEVVITGTNREGTVNDMSTGSGRMFSVEETNRYAGSRGDPARMASNYAGVQGADDSRNDIVVRGNSPMGVLWRLEGVDIPNPNHFAVEGTTGGPVSILNNKTLANSDFFTGAFPAEYGNSVAAAFDLRMRNGNNEKYEWTGQFGFLGTELAGEGPINKTKGSSFLVTYRYSTLKLFEAAHIPIGTGAVPNYQDGAFKLNFPMKKGGNISMFGIGGASKISIIVSQYKNPADELYGVDNRDQYFNTGMGVAGIVYSKPINENTYFRMVVAGSTRYSAAHHNLVWRDTTFALDSITPKMGYRNSEDRFSLNFYVTKKIGVKNVIKAGMFNDLFINNLLDSIHDEQANIFYNRQNYSGSAFLIQPYVQWKYKPNDKVTFNAGVHGQYFTLNGSYAVEPRLGMRWSINEKQSINVGAGLHSQMLPAYIYYTHQESNLQPYDLHNKNVGFMRSAHAILGYDISIAKNMRIKVETYYQYLYDVPVEKTSSAFSVLNQGSGFSRFFPGDLVNAGTGYNMGGELTVEKFFSRKFFFMSTVSVFDSKYRGSDGILRNTDFNTHYAVNLLGAREFKLNDKQTLETGLKLTMAGKRYYTPVDTAASRLANDMVLDEKLTNTKQFSSGYFRLDARVVWKYNTKSMTHEIGLDLVNITNNKNTLGLTYSPNPLHPANDPTVVQYQLGFLPLFYYKIDF; from the coding sequence ATGAAAAATTTTCTCCTGTGCGCAATTCTTTTTCTCCCCGCAATTCTTTTTTCGCAGAACACACAAACAGTGCGCGGAAAAATTGTCGATCTCGAATCGAAGTCGCCATTGCCGGGAGTGATCGTAACGCTGATGAAAGATTCGAGCGTGGTAAAAGGAGGCGCGTCTGACTTCGACGGAAATTACCGGATAGATAATGTAGAGGTGGGACGATACACACTCGTTTTCAAATATGCGGGATACAAACCGACGTCCATCCCCGACGTGATCGTGAATTCGGGAAAAGAAAATGTGATCGATGTGGAACTCGAACAATCTGCAGTGACGAAAGAAGAAGTAGTGATTACCGGAACGAACAGGGAAGGAACGGTGAATGATATGAGTACCGGAAGCGGAAGAATGTTTTCGGTGGAAGAAACGAATCGTTACGCGGGCAGTCGCGGCGACCCTGCGCGCATGGCGAGCAACTACGCGGGTGTGCAGGGCGCAGATGATTCGCGAAACGACATTGTGGTGAGAGGAAATTCTCCAATGGGAGTTTTGTGGAGACTGGAAGGAGTGGATATTCCGAACCCGAATCATTTTGCGGTGGAAGGAACAACAGGAGGTCCAGTGAGTATTTTAAATAATAAAACGCTTGCCAATTCCGATTTTTTCACCGGCGCATTTCCGGCGGAGTATGGAAATTCTGTTGCTGCGGCTTTCGATCTGCGAATGAGAAACGGCAACAATGAAAAATATGAATGGACGGGACAATTCGGATTTCTCGGAACGGAATTAGCGGGAGAAGGGCCGATCAATAAAACAAAAGGTTCTTCTTTTCTTGTTACGTACCGTTATTCCACGTTGAAATTATTTGAAGCAGCGCATATTCCCATTGGGACAGGAGCTGTTCCGAATTATCAGGATGGCGCATTCAAATTAAATTTCCCAATGAAAAAGGGCGGAAATATTTCCATGTTCGGAATTGGTGGCGCGAGTAAGATCAGCATCATCGTGAGCCAGTATAAAAATCCTGCTGATGAATTGTATGGTGTGGATAACCGCGATCAGTATTTCAATACAGGAATGGGAGTGGCCGGAATTGTTTATTCAAAACCAATTAATGAGAATACGTATTTCAGAATGGTGGTTGCCGGAAGCACGCGTTATTCGGCAGCGCATCATAATCTCGTTTGGAGAGACACCACCTTCGCTCTCGATTCGATCACGCCGAAAATGGGATACCGGAATTCGGAAGATCGTTTCTCACTGAATTTTTATGTGACGAAAAAAATAGGAGTGAAGAATGTGATCAAAGCGGGAATGTTCAACGACCTGTTCATCAATAATCTTCTGGATTCTATTCACGATGAGCAGGCGAATATTTTTTACAACCGGCAGAATTATTCCGGAAGCGCGTTTCTCATTCAGCCCTACGTTCAGTGGAAATACAAACCGAATGATAAAGTAACTTTCAATGCGGGAGTACACGGACAATACTTTACGCTCAATGGAAGTTACGCAGTAGAGCCGCGATTAGGAATGCGTTGGAGCATCAATGAAAAACAATCCATCAACGTGGGTGCGGGATTGCACAGCCAGATGTTGCCGGCGTATATTTATTACACGCACCAGGAATCGAATCTGCAGCCGTACGACCTTCATAATAAAAATGTGGGCTTCATGCGCAGTGCGCATGCGATACTGGGTTACGATATTTCCATAGCGAAGAACATGCGCATAAAAGTGGAAACGTATTACCAGTATTTGTACGATGTGCCGGTGGAGAAAACAAGTTCTGCATTTTCTGTGTTGAACCAGGGCAGCGGTTTCAGCCGGTTTTTTCCCGGCGACCTGGTGAATGCGGGAACCGGTTACAACATGGGAGGCGAATTGACCGTGGAGAAATTTTTCAGCAGGAAATTCTTTTTCATGTCTACTGTTTCTGTTTTTGATTCGAAGTACAGGGGAAGCGATGGCATTCTGCGCAATACGGATTTCAATACGCATTACGCGGTCAATCTTCTGGGTGCGCGCGAATTCAAACTGAATGATAAGCAAACGCTGGAGACGGGATTGAAACTGACGATGGCCGGAAAAAGATATTACACGCCGGTGGATACGGCTGCATCCCGCCTGGCGAATGATATGGTGCTGGATGAGAAACTGACAAATACAAAACAATTTTCTTCCGGCTATTTCCGTCTCGATGCAAGGGTTGTGTGGAAATACAACACCAAAAGTATGACGCATGAGATCGGGCTCGACCTGGTGAACATCACGAACAATAAAAATACTCTCGGCCTCACGTATTCGCCCAACCCGCTTCATCCGGCGAATGATCCTACGGTGGTGCAATATCAATTGGGATTTCTTCCGTTGTTCTATTATAAAATCGATTTCTGA
- the hemE gene encoding uroporphyrinogen decarboxylase has translation MLLQNDLILKAARGEKTERTPVWLMRQAGRVLPEYREVRKKIGGFIELVKNPELAAEVTVQPVDILKVDAAIIFSDILVIPEAMGLPYKMVEARGPWFEKTISSKEDIDKLKIANGENDLSYVCDAIRIAKEALGGRAPLIGFAGAPWTILAYMVEGSGSKTFSKAKKFLYTQPLLAHELLEKISISTIHYLKAQIKAGADMVQLFDSWAGILSPEMYREFALRFISEICDEISPLAPVTVFAKDAHFIREELGKINCDVIGLDWTMEAAESRKIIGENKTLQGNADPCLLYADEKTIVAETEKMLRAFGPQKHIANLGHGLYPDMEKEKVKLFVETVKNYKW, from the coding sequence ATGCTATTACAAAACGATCTTATTTTAAAAGCAGCTCGCGGCGAAAAAACAGAACGCACTCCCGTGTGGCTGATGCGGCAGGCGGGAAGAGTGTTGCCCGAATATCGCGAGGTGAGAAAAAAGATCGGAGGATTCATTGAACTGGTAAAAAATCCGGAACTCGCTGCAGAAGTTACCGTGCAGCCGGTGGACATTCTCAAAGTAGATGCGGCAATTATTTTTTCTGATATACTCGTTATTCCCGAAGCGATGGGACTTCCTTACAAAATGGTGGAAGCGCGCGGGCCGTGGTTTGAAAAAACGATTTCTTCGAAAGAAGATATCGACAAACTGAAAATTGCCAATGGGGAAAATGATCTCTCGTACGTGTGCGATGCGATCAGAATTGCGAAAGAAGCGCTGGGCGGCAGAGCTCCGCTCATAGGATTTGCCGGTGCACCGTGGACGATTCTCGCTTACATGGTGGAAGGAAGCGGATCAAAAACTTTTTCGAAAGCGAAAAAATTTCTTTACACGCAGCCGCTACTTGCGCATGAGTTGCTCGAAAAAATTTCCATTTCAACTATTCATTACTTAAAAGCGCAGATAAAAGCAGGCGCCGATATGGTGCAGCTTTTCGATTCGTGGGCGGGAATTCTTTCACCGGAAATGTATCGCGAATTTGCTTTGCGTTTTATTTCTGAGATCTGTGATGAGATCAGTCCGCTTGCTCCTGTAACTGTTTTTGCAAAAGATGCGCATTTCATCCGCGAAGAACTCGGAAAAATAAATTGTGATGTGATCGGCCTCGACTGGACGATGGAAGCAGCGGAATCGAGAAAAATCATTGGAGAAAATAAAACTTTGCAGGGGAATGCCGATCCGTGTTTGCTGTACGCCGATGAAAAAACAATTGTGGCTGAAACAGAAAAAATGCTGCGTGCGTTTGGCCCGCAAAAACATATTGCCAATCTCGGCCACGGATTGTATCCCGATATGGAAAAAGAAAAAGTGAAGTTGTTCGTGGAGACGGTGAAGAATTATAAATGGTAA
- the lipA gene encoding lipoyl synthase: protein MENSEKSDVAEIVRVKKPDWLRVKLPVGENYLHVRKLVDEHKLHTICESGNCPNMGECWGAGTATFMILGNICTRSCGFCAVATGRPLAVDYDEPAHVAESVRLMKVKHCVITSVDRDELPDGGSIIWAETIKAVRRISPGTTIETLIPDFKGEKKNIQRIVDVMPEIVSHNLETVHRLTPQVRIQAKYERSLDVLKFLSDNGCKTKSGLMLGLGETKEEVETAMDDLLNAGVSILTLGQYLQPTRKHLPVKEFIHPDSFAACKKTALEKGFRYVESGPLVRSSYHAEKHI, encoded by the coding sequence ATGGAAAATTCAGAGAAGAGTGATGTGGCTGAAATTGTCCGCGTGAAAAAACCGGACTGGCTCCGGGTGAAACTTCCTGTTGGAGAAAATTATCTTCATGTACGCAAGCTCGTTGATGAGCATAAACTTCATACCATTTGCGAAAGCGGAAATTGTCCGAACATGGGCGAATGCTGGGGCGCAGGAACAGCAACGTTCATGATCCTCGGAAATATCTGCACACGCTCGTGCGGATTCTGCGCAGTTGCAACCGGCCGTCCTCTTGCTGTTGATTATGATGAACCGGCGCATGTTGCAGAATCAGTGCGGCTGATGAAGGTGAAACATTGCGTGATCACTTCTGTCGATAGAGATGAACTCCCCGATGGCGGATCTATTATCTGGGCAGAAACGATCAAAGCTGTTCGCAGAATAAGTCCGGGTACAACTATTGAAACGCTCATTCCGGATTTCAAAGGAGAAAAGAAAAATATTCAGCGCATTGTTGATGTGATGCCTGAAATTGTTTCGCACAACCTGGAAACAGTTCATCGCCTCACGCCCCAGGTGCGCATACAGGCGAAATACGAACGCAGTCTCGATGTGCTGAAATTTCTCAGCGACAATGGATGCAAAACAAAATCAGGATTGATGCTCGGCCTGGGAGAAACAAAAGAAGAAGTAGAAACTGCAATGGATGATCTGTTGAATGCCGGAGTTTCTATTCTCACACTCGGACAATATCTGCAACCGACCAGGAAACATCTTCCGGTAAAAGAATTTATTCACCCCGACAGTTTCGCTGCCTGCAAAAAAACTGCACTGGAAAAAGGTTTCCGTTATGTAGAAAGCGGCCCGCTCGTGCGGAGTTCGTATCACGCTGAAAAACACATCTGA